The Lepisosteus oculatus isolate fLepOcu1 chromosome 4, fLepOcu1.hap2, whole genome shotgun sequence genome window below encodes:
- the nfkb2 gene encoding nuclear factor NF-kappa-B p100 subunit isoform X1 encodes MSGNLRMDENTYMIDNEIILGDYSMLPHMNMNIKAEPFLETVHGPYLQIIEEPKQRGFRFRYECEGPSHGGLPGASSEKNKKTYPTVKVCNYVGYARVEVQLVTHTDPPRVHAHSLVGKQCNENGVCSITVGPNDLTAQFNNLGILHVTKRGVMDVLTKRLREERKKLRSCHFTDAEEQEIVNEAKELSKVMDLNVVRLKFTAYIQDSDGAYTRALKPAISNPIYDSKSPNASNLKISRMDKTCGSVLGGDEIFLLCDKVQKDDIDIRFYEDEDGGWEAFGDFAPTDVHKQYAIVFKTPQYHSTEIDRPVTVFLQLKRRKGGDCSEPKQFTYVPQVQDKEEVQRKKQKPLPHYHDHWRGPAMGGSGGPGRGPGGFGPGGAGGGGDSYFPFPQAMDGSFLGQFGGFQGGSQMAGLAQPQDNSGNQQNGAPHGGPSLQQQLLQLAALLQSRATQMARRTAGALLDYSSTGDVRMLLAVQRQLCAVQDENGDTPLHLAIIHQQSAVVEQLVQVIISIPEQKILNICNHLLQTPLHLAVITKQHKVVDFLLKAGADPSHLDRYGKSVLHLAAPMGDETMLRILLGHLGERHANLLNTSDYSGLYPVHLAVRRGGDRCLRMLVEAGANVNVAERKSGCTALHLAVQQDLLGIACTLVTELKAEVNLSTFGGNTPLHLAASQGSPVLCSMLIAAGAEKRVENDEPLFFSSSSSSDDDDDEEGRSTTSRLPRGENRLSPADSGTTVAPDPQPCRVTSNPRKRPARGHTPYDLAKCQRVRDVLESKPRPSTSKDTTLSPQAEEEGKMDGETLNKLCGILRKVDVQWKQLAEKLGMLMLADLYKECPSPCRSLLEGYQLGGGRVEGLVEALEAMGLNEGVRLLRQTELKNKTPSTEVKVDSGFCSHPTEELQEEHMEESVLANS; translated from the exons ATGTCAGGAAATCTGAG GATGGATGAGAATACTTACATGATAGACAATGAG ATCATTCTGGGGGATTACAGCATGTTGCCACACATGAACATGAACATTAAAGCAGAGCCCTTCCTGGAGACAG TGCATGGGCCCTATCTGCAGATTATTGAGGAACCCAAACAG AGAGGGTTCCGGTTCCGTTACGAATGTGAGGGCCCCTCTCATGGAGGGCTGCCAGGGGCGTCcagtgaaaaaaacaagaagacaTATCCCACTGTCAAG GTGTGTAACTATGTAGGCTACGCAAGAGTGGAAGTTCAACTGGtaacacacactgacccaccCCGGGTACACGCCCACAGCCTTGTGGGCAAACAGTGCAACGAGAACGGAGTGTGCAGCATCACAGTGGGCCCGAATGACCTCACTGCACA GTTCAACAACTTGGGGATCCTGCATGTAACCAAGAGGGGAGTGATGGATGTCCTGACCAAGCggctgagagaggagaggaagaagtTGCGAAGTTGCCATTTCACTG ATGCTGAAGAGCAGGAGATTGTTAATGAGGCTAAAGAGCTGAGCAAGGTGATGGATCTCAACGTGGTGAGGCTAAAGTTCACTGCCTATATCCAAGACAGTGACGGAGCATACACCCGTGCCCTGAAGCCAGCCATCTCCAATCCCATCTACGACAGCA AGTCCCCCAATGCATCCAACCTGAAGATCTCTCGCATGGACAAGACCTGCGGCTCAGTGTTGGGGGGAGATGAGATCTTTCTGCTCTGTGACAAAGTTCAGAAAG ATGACATTGACATTCGGTTCTATGAGGATGAGGATGGGGGCTGGGAGGCCTTTGGAGACTTTGCTCCCACTGACGTCCATAAGCAG TACGCCATTGTGTTCAAGACGCCTCAGTACCACAGCACAGAGATCGACCGGCCCGTCACCGTGTTCCTGCAGCTGAAGCGAAGAAAGGGGGGTGACTGCAGCGAGCCCAAGCAGTTCACATATGTGCCCCAGGTCCAAG acAAGGAGGAGGTGCAACGCAAGAAGCAGAAGCCCCTGCCCCACTACCATGACCACTGGCGTGGTCCAGCCATGGGAGGCTCAGGAGGCCCAGGGAGAGGGCCTGGGGGCTTCGGGCCAGGAGGAGCCGGAGGTGGGG GAGACTCCTATTTCCCTTTCCCTCAGGCTATGGATGGAAGCTTCCTTGGCCAATTTGGGGGGTTCCAGGGGGGCTCCCAGATGGCCGGTTTAGCACAACCCCAAGATAACAGTGGAAACCAGCAAAATGGGGCACCACATGGGGGCCCCTCCTTACAGCAACAGCTCCTACAGCTTG CTGCCCTGCTTCAGTCCAGAGCCACACAGATGGCCAGGCGAACAGCAGGGGCCTTGCTCGACTACTCCAGCACGGGGGATGTGCGCATGCTGCTGGCAGTGCAGAGACAGCTATGTGCAGTGCAGGACGAGAATGGAGACAC ACCCCTACACCTGGCCATCATCCACCAACAGTCCGCTGTGGTAGAACAGCTGGTCCAGGTTATCATCAGTATCCCTGAGCAGAAGATCCTCAACATCTGCAACCACCTGCTCCAG ACTCCCCTGCACCTGGCGGTGATTACCAAGCAGCACAAGGTCGTGGACTTCCTGTTGAAGGCCGGGGCTGACCCCTCCCACTTGGACCGCTATGGAAAGTCTGTTTTGCACCTGGCTGCACCTATGGGTGATGAGACCATGCTGCGCATCTTGCTGGGACACCTGGGGGAACGCCATGCTAACCTGCTCAACACCTCTGATTACAGTG GCCTTTACCCAGTTCACCTAGCTGTGAGGCGGGGGGGAGACCGCTGTCTGCGGATGCTGGTTGAGGCAGGAGCAAACGTCAATGTGGCCGAGCGCAAGAGTggctgcactgcactgcaccTTGCTGTACAGCAAGACCTGCTGGGAATAGCCTGCACACTTGTCACAGAG CTGAAGGCGGAAGTGAACCTGAGCACATTTGGAGGAAACACCCCTCTTCACCTGGCTGCCAGTCAGGGCTCCCCAGTGCTCTGCTCCATGCTGATCGCTGCGG GCGCTGAAAAGCGTGTGGAGAATGATGAGCCACTCTTCTTcagctcttcctcttcttctgaTGATGACGATGATGAGGAGGGGAGAAGCACGACCAGCAGGCTGCCTAGGGGAGAGAATAGACTATCTCCAGCAGACAGTGGCACAACTGTTGCCCCAGACCCACAGCCGTGCAGAGTGACTTCTAACCCACGCAAGAGACCTGCCCGGGGTCACACCCCCTATGATCTGGCCAAGTGTCAGAGG GTCCGGGATGTCCTGGAGAGCAAGCCACGACCCAGCACCAGCAAGGACACAACCCTGAGCCCGCAGGCAGAAGAGGAAG GGAAGATGGATGGGGAGACACTCAACAAGCTGTGTGGGATCCTCAGAAAAGTGGACGTCCAGTGGAAACAGCTGGCAGAGAAATTAGGCATGCTTATGCTGGCCGACCTTTACAAGGAGTGCCCGTCACCCTGCAGGAGCCTGCTGGAGGGCTACCAG CTGGGAGGAGGTCGAGTGGAAGGGCTGGTGGAAGCACTGGAGGCTATGGGGCTGAATGAAGGAGTGAGGCTGCTGAGACAGACAGAACTGAAGAACAAGACACCAAGCACAG AAGTCAAGGTTGACAGTGGATTCTGCAGCCATCCCACAGAAGAGCTGCAGGAAGAGCACATGGAGGAGTCTGTCTTGGCCAACTCCTGA
- the nfkb2 gene encoding nuclear factor NF-kappa-B p100 subunit isoform X3 gives MLPHMNMNIKAEPFLETVHGPYLQIIEEPKQRGFRFRYECEGPSHGGLPGASSEKNKKTYPTVKVCNYVGYARVEVQLVTHTDPPRVHAHSLVGKQCNENGVCSITVGPNDLTAQFNNLGILHVTKRGVMDVLTKRLREERKKLRSCHFTDAEEQEIVNEAKELSKVMDLNVVRLKFTAYIQDSDGAYTRALKPAISNPIYDSKSPNASNLKISRMDKTCGSVLGGDEIFLLCDKVQKDDIDIRFYEDEDGGWEAFGDFAPTDVHKQYAIVFKTPQYHSTEIDRPVTVFLQLKRRKGGDCSEPKQFTYVPQVQDKEEVQRKKQKPLPHYHDHWRGPAMGGSGGPGRGPGGFGPGGAGGGGDSYFPFPQAMDGSFLGQFGGFQGGSQMAGLAQPQDNSGNQQNGAPHGGPSLQQQLLQLAALLQSRATQMARRTAGALLDYSSTGDVRMLLAVQRQLCAVQDENGDTPLHLAIIHQQSAVVEQLVQVIISIPEQKILNICNHLLQTPLHLAVITKQHKVVDFLLKAGADPSHLDRYGKSVLHLAAPMGDETMLRILLGHLGERHANLLNTSDYSGLYPVHLAVRRGGDRCLRMLVEAGANVNVAERKSGCTALHLAVQQDLLGIACTLVTELKAEVNLSTFGGNTPLHLAASQGSPVLCSMLIAAGAEKRVENDEPLFFSSSSSSDDDDDEEGRSTTSRLPRGENRLSPADSGTTVAPDPQPCRVTSNPRKRPARGHTPYDLAKCQRVRDVLESKPRPSTSKDTTLSPQAEEEGKMDGETLNKLCGILRKVDVQWKQLAEKLGMLMLADLYKECPSPCRSLLEGYQLGGGRVEGLVEALEAMGLNEGVRLLRQTELKNKTPSTEVKVDSGFCSHPTEELQEEHMEESVLANS, from the exons ATGTTGCCACACATGAACATGAACATTAAAGCAGAGCCCTTCCTGGAGACAG TGCATGGGCCCTATCTGCAGATTATTGAGGAACCCAAACAG AGAGGGTTCCGGTTCCGTTACGAATGTGAGGGCCCCTCTCATGGAGGGCTGCCAGGGGCGTCcagtgaaaaaaacaagaagacaTATCCCACTGTCAAG GTGTGTAACTATGTAGGCTACGCAAGAGTGGAAGTTCAACTGGtaacacacactgacccaccCCGGGTACACGCCCACAGCCTTGTGGGCAAACAGTGCAACGAGAACGGAGTGTGCAGCATCACAGTGGGCCCGAATGACCTCACTGCACA GTTCAACAACTTGGGGATCCTGCATGTAACCAAGAGGGGAGTGATGGATGTCCTGACCAAGCggctgagagaggagaggaagaagtTGCGAAGTTGCCATTTCACTG ATGCTGAAGAGCAGGAGATTGTTAATGAGGCTAAAGAGCTGAGCAAGGTGATGGATCTCAACGTGGTGAGGCTAAAGTTCACTGCCTATATCCAAGACAGTGACGGAGCATACACCCGTGCCCTGAAGCCAGCCATCTCCAATCCCATCTACGACAGCA AGTCCCCCAATGCATCCAACCTGAAGATCTCTCGCATGGACAAGACCTGCGGCTCAGTGTTGGGGGGAGATGAGATCTTTCTGCTCTGTGACAAAGTTCAGAAAG ATGACATTGACATTCGGTTCTATGAGGATGAGGATGGGGGCTGGGAGGCCTTTGGAGACTTTGCTCCCACTGACGTCCATAAGCAG TACGCCATTGTGTTCAAGACGCCTCAGTACCACAGCACAGAGATCGACCGGCCCGTCACCGTGTTCCTGCAGCTGAAGCGAAGAAAGGGGGGTGACTGCAGCGAGCCCAAGCAGTTCACATATGTGCCCCAGGTCCAAG acAAGGAGGAGGTGCAACGCAAGAAGCAGAAGCCCCTGCCCCACTACCATGACCACTGGCGTGGTCCAGCCATGGGAGGCTCAGGAGGCCCAGGGAGAGGGCCTGGGGGCTTCGGGCCAGGAGGAGCCGGAGGTGGGG GAGACTCCTATTTCCCTTTCCCTCAGGCTATGGATGGAAGCTTCCTTGGCCAATTTGGGGGGTTCCAGGGGGGCTCCCAGATGGCCGGTTTAGCACAACCCCAAGATAACAGTGGAAACCAGCAAAATGGGGCACCACATGGGGGCCCCTCCTTACAGCAACAGCTCCTACAGCTTG CTGCCCTGCTTCAGTCCAGAGCCACACAGATGGCCAGGCGAACAGCAGGGGCCTTGCTCGACTACTCCAGCACGGGGGATGTGCGCATGCTGCTGGCAGTGCAGAGACAGCTATGTGCAGTGCAGGACGAGAATGGAGACAC ACCCCTACACCTGGCCATCATCCACCAACAGTCCGCTGTGGTAGAACAGCTGGTCCAGGTTATCATCAGTATCCCTGAGCAGAAGATCCTCAACATCTGCAACCACCTGCTCCAG ACTCCCCTGCACCTGGCGGTGATTACCAAGCAGCACAAGGTCGTGGACTTCCTGTTGAAGGCCGGGGCTGACCCCTCCCACTTGGACCGCTATGGAAAGTCTGTTTTGCACCTGGCTGCACCTATGGGTGATGAGACCATGCTGCGCATCTTGCTGGGACACCTGGGGGAACGCCATGCTAACCTGCTCAACACCTCTGATTACAGTG GCCTTTACCCAGTTCACCTAGCTGTGAGGCGGGGGGGAGACCGCTGTCTGCGGATGCTGGTTGAGGCAGGAGCAAACGTCAATGTGGCCGAGCGCAAGAGTggctgcactgcactgcaccTTGCTGTACAGCAAGACCTGCTGGGAATAGCCTGCACACTTGTCACAGAG CTGAAGGCGGAAGTGAACCTGAGCACATTTGGAGGAAACACCCCTCTTCACCTGGCTGCCAGTCAGGGCTCCCCAGTGCTCTGCTCCATGCTGATCGCTGCGG GCGCTGAAAAGCGTGTGGAGAATGATGAGCCACTCTTCTTcagctcttcctcttcttctgaTGATGACGATGATGAGGAGGGGAGAAGCACGACCAGCAGGCTGCCTAGGGGAGAGAATAGACTATCTCCAGCAGACAGTGGCACAACTGTTGCCCCAGACCCACAGCCGTGCAGAGTGACTTCTAACCCACGCAAGAGACCTGCCCGGGGTCACACCCCCTATGATCTGGCCAAGTGTCAGAGG GTCCGGGATGTCCTGGAGAGCAAGCCACGACCCAGCACCAGCAAGGACACAACCCTGAGCCCGCAGGCAGAAGAGGAAG GGAAGATGGATGGGGAGACACTCAACAAGCTGTGTGGGATCCTCAGAAAAGTGGACGTCCAGTGGAAACAGCTGGCAGAGAAATTAGGCATGCTTATGCTGGCCGACCTTTACAAGGAGTGCCCGTCACCCTGCAGGAGCCTGCTGGAGGGCTACCAG CTGGGAGGAGGTCGAGTGGAAGGGCTGGTGGAAGCACTGGAGGCTATGGGGCTGAATGAAGGAGTGAGGCTGCTGAGACAGACAGAACTGAAGAACAAGACACCAAGCACAG AAGTCAAGGTTGACAGTGGATTCTGCAGCCATCCCACAGAAGAGCTGCAGGAAGAGCACATGGAGGAGTCTGTCTTGGCCAACTCCTGA
- the nfkb2 gene encoding nuclear factor NF-kappa-B p100 subunit isoform X2: MDENTYMIDNEIILGDYSMLPHMNMNIKAEPFLETVHGPYLQIIEEPKQRGFRFRYECEGPSHGGLPGASSEKNKKTYPTVKVCNYVGYARVEVQLVTHTDPPRVHAHSLVGKQCNENGVCSITVGPNDLTAQFNNLGILHVTKRGVMDVLTKRLREERKKLRSCHFTDAEEQEIVNEAKELSKVMDLNVVRLKFTAYIQDSDGAYTRALKPAISNPIYDSKSPNASNLKISRMDKTCGSVLGGDEIFLLCDKVQKDDIDIRFYEDEDGGWEAFGDFAPTDVHKQYAIVFKTPQYHSTEIDRPVTVFLQLKRRKGGDCSEPKQFTYVPQVQDKEEVQRKKQKPLPHYHDHWRGPAMGGSGGPGRGPGGFGPGGAGGGGDSYFPFPQAMDGSFLGQFGGFQGGSQMAGLAQPQDNSGNQQNGAPHGGPSLQQQLLQLAALLQSRATQMARRTAGALLDYSSTGDVRMLLAVQRQLCAVQDENGDTPLHLAIIHQQSAVVEQLVQVIISIPEQKILNICNHLLQTPLHLAVITKQHKVVDFLLKAGADPSHLDRYGKSVLHLAAPMGDETMLRILLGHLGERHANLLNTSDYSGLYPVHLAVRRGGDRCLRMLVEAGANVNVAERKSGCTALHLAVQQDLLGIACTLVTELKAEVNLSTFGGNTPLHLAASQGSPVLCSMLIAAGAEKRVENDEPLFFSSSSSSDDDDDEEGRSTTSRLPRGENRLSPADSGTTVAPDPQPCRVTSNPRKRPARGHTPYDLAKCQRVRDVLESKPRPSTSKDTTLSPQAEEEGKMDGETLNKLCGILRKVDVQWKQLAEKLGMLMLADLYKECPSPCRSLLEGYQLGGGRVEGLVEALEAMGLNEGVRLLRQTELKNKTPSTEVKVDSGFCSHPTEELQEEHMEESVLANS, from the exons ATGGATGAGAATACTTACATGATAGACAATGAG ATCATTCTGGGGGATTACAGCATGTTGCCACACATGAACATGAACATTAAAGCAGAGCCCTTCCTGGAGACAG TGCATGGGCCCTATCTGCAGATTATTGAGGAACCCAAACAG AGAGGGTTCCGGTTCCGTTACGAATGTGAGGGCCCCTCTCATGGAGGGCTGCCAGGGGCGTCcagtgaaaaaaacaagaagacaTATCCCACTGTCAAG GTGTGTAACTATGTAGGCTACGCAAGAGTGGAAGTTCAACTGGtaacacacactgacccaccCCGGGTACACGCCCACAGCCTTGTGGGCAAACAGTGCAACGAGAACGGAGTGTGCAGCATCACAGTGGGCCCGAATGACCTCACTGCACA GTTCAACAACTTGGGGATCCTGCATGTAACCAAGAGGGGAGTGATGGATGTCCTGACCAAGCggctgagagaggagaggaagaagtTGCGAAGTTGCCATTTCACTG ATGCTGAAGAGCAGGAGATTGTTAATGAGGCTAAAGAGCTGAGCAAGGTGATGGATCTCAACGTGGTGAGGCTAAAGTTCACTGCCTATATCCAAGACAGTGACGGAGCATACACCCGTGCCCTGAAGCCAGCCATCTCCAATCCCATCTACGACAGCA AGTCCCCCAATGCATCCAACCTGAAGATCTCTCGCATGGACAAGACCTGCGGCTCAGTGTTGGGGGGAGATGAGATCTTTCTGCTCTGTGACAAAGTTCAGAAAG ATGACATTGACATTCGGTTCTATGAGGATGAGGATGGGGGCTGGGAGGCCTTTGGAGACTTTGCTCCCACTGACGTCCATAAGCAG TACGCCATTGTGTTCAAGACGCCTCAGTACCACAGCACAGAGATCGACCGGCCCGTCACCGTGTTCCTGCAGCTGAAGCGAAGAAAGGGGGGTGACTGCAGCGAGCCCAAGCAGTTCACATATGTGCCCCAGGTCCAAG acAAGGAGGAGGTGCAACGCAAGAAGCAGAAGCCCCTGCCCCACTACCATGACCACTGGCGTGGTCCAGCCATGGGAGGCTCAGGAGGCCCAGGGAGAGGGCCTGGGGGCTTCGGGCCAGGAGGAGCCGGAGGTGGGG GAGACTCCTATTTCCCTTTCCCTCAGGCTATGGATGGAAGCTTCCTTGGCCAATTTGGGGGGTTCCAGGGGGGCTCCCAGATGGCCGGTTTAGCACAACCCCAAGATAACAGTGGAAACCAGCAAAATGGGGCACCACATGGGGGCCCCTCCTTACAGCAACAGCTCCTACAGCTTG CTGCCCTGCTTCAGTCCAGAGCCACACAGATGGCCAGGCGAACAGCAGGGGCCTTGCTCGACTACTCCAGCACGGGGGATGTGCGCATGCTGCTGGCAGTGCAGAGACAGCTATGTGCAGTGCAGGACGAGAATGGAGACAC ACCCCTACACCTGGCCATCATCCACCAACAGTCCGCTGTGGTAGAACAGCTGGTCCAGGTTATCATCAGTATCCCTGAGCAGAAGATCCTCAACATCTGCAACCACCTGCTCCAG ACTCCCCTGCACCTGGCGGTGATTACCAAGCAGCACAAGGTCGTGGACTTCCTGTTGAAGGCCGGGGCTGACCCCTCCCACTTGGACCGCTATGGAAAGTCTGTTTTGCACCTGGCTGCACCTATGGGTGATGAGACCATGCTGCGCATCTTGCTGGGACACCTGGGGGAACGCCATGCTAACCTGCTCAACACCTCTGATTACAGTG GCCTTTACCCAGTTCACCTAGCTGTGAGGCGGGGGGGAGACCGCTGTCTGCGGATGCTGGTTGAGGCAGGAGCAAACGTCAATGTGGCCGAGCGCAAGAGTggctgcactgcactgcaccTTGCTGTACAGCAAGACCTGCTGGGAATAGCCTGCACACTTGTCACAGAG CTGAAGGCGGAAGTGAACCTGAGCACATTTGGAGGAAACACCCCTCTTCACCTGGCTGCCAGTCAGGGCTCCCCAGTGCTCTGCTCCATGCTGATCGCTGCGG GCGCTGAAAAGCGTGTGGAGAATGATGAGCCACTCTTCTTcagctcttcctcttcttctgaTGATGACGATGATGAGGAGGGGAGAAGCACGACCAGCAGGCTGCCTAGGGGAGAGAATAGACTATCTCCAGCAGACAGTGGCACAACTGTTGCCCCAGACCCACAGCCGTGCAGAGTGACTTCTAACCCACGCAAGAGACCTGCCCGGGGTCACACCCCCTATGATCTGGCCAAGTGTCAGAGG GTCCGGGATGTCCTGGAGAGCAAGCCACGACCCAGCACCAGCAAGGACACAACCCTGAGCCCGCAGGCAGAAGAGGAAG GGAAGATGGATGGGGAGACACTCAACAAGCTGTGTGGGATCCTCAGAAAAGTGGACGTCCAGTGGAAACAGCTGGCAGAGAAATTAGGCATGCTTATGCTGGCCGACCTTTACAAGGAGTGCCCGTCACCCTGCAGGAGCCTGCTGGAGGGCTACCAG CTGGGAGGAGGTCGAGTGGAAGGGCTGGTGGAAGCACTGGAGGCTATGGGGCTGAATGAAGGAGTGAGGCTGCTGAGACAGACAGAACTGAAGAACAAGACACCAAGCACAG AAGTCAAGGTTGACAGTGGATTCTGCAGCCATCCCACAGAAGAGCTGCAGGAAGAGCACATGGAGGAGTCTGTCTTGGCCAACTCCTGA